In Pseudomonas sp. Q1-7, the genomic window GGCGGCAGAGAACCAAAAGCCGCACTGCCAGCGTCAGAGCCCTGGGTACTTGATCTCTCGAATGTGGGATGACTTTCTCGGCGAGACCTCGCAACCGCCTAGGCGATGTCCAACACCGGGCCGAAGCGCTTTCCACCATGGTGAGCAACGCCTGTAACGTTGCCGCGCCGTTACTCCACCGTTAGCGCCGGCTGGTAAACTTTACCGGTACAGCTCCGATCTAGGTCCAGGGGTTAACTGTTAACTCGTTTTCAGCAAATCAAATGGTGTTAACAAATGAACGAAACCCTAGAGCCGCAAGGGTTCCAGGGCGTTTGCTGATTTGATTTGCTGATTAACAGGGGTGTTAACCGGAGGCTGTAGGGGGGATTTTTTCTGTGCGTGGGGTGGCGGGCGGTTTCCCAAGGGAAGGGGATGAAGTATCCAACCGCCCCCCCCTGGCCCGGGCTGAGTTTTCAGGAAAATTCTTCCGATTAATGATCGAAGAAGGATGGGCACGGTTTCCCCGGAGACGGTCTGGAGAAATTGGCAGTCCCCCCTCACTCGGTCGGCCAGCCATCTACTCCGATCCTTCGCTTCTGGGTGTATCCGAGGTCAATGCTGGTCTTCTTGGCGTGGCAGCCGTCAGTACCGGAACACAACACCTGGCAGTTGTCTTCGGTGTCGCTGCCGCCTTGGTACAGGGGCACCTTGTGATCCAGCTCAAACCCACCAGGGAAGTCGCACAGGCGACCGCAATGGGCACAACATGGATTGCGGGACCAGACCTTCAGGCGTCGATCCTGGAGCTTCCGGCCCGTCAGCCTGCGCTCCTTGGTGGTGGGAAGTGATTGAACGGGCCTGCCCTTGACCTCCTGCAGACGGGGCTTGAGCGTTCTAAGCCGCGCCATAGTCGTCGCCCTCGGAATACTTCTCGGACACGAGACGAAGGATGATATCTAGCGCGCGCTGATGTCTTTGAAGTGAAATGGCGTTGTGCCGTTCAAACGCCTCCGTCACCGCTTCATCGATCAGGCGCATGTCCTCCTGACTGACATTGATATCTGGCAGAGAGAACGTGGTGCCCTCTTGGCTATCACAAGCGAGGAAGTATCTCCGCATTTCCCCCAAAGCCACATCGACATGCTCAGGCGCTACACCATCCTCTAGCATCAGCTCCCTGAAGCTGGGCTCCGCAATCCTCCAGCGTCGTGTTGAGGGTTCCGGCATCTTGATTAGATTACCCATCAGTCGTACCTCGTTGAGCCGCGCACACCACGAGCCAC contains:
- a CDS encoding HNH endonuclease, translated to MARLRTLKPRLQEVKGRPVQSLPTTKERRLTGRKLQDRRLKVWSRNPCCAHCGRLCDFPGGFELDHKVPLYQGGSDTEDNCQVLCSGTDGCHAKKTSIDLGYTQKRRIGVDGWPTE